The sequence below is a genomic window from Halomonas halophila.
CCCCCAGGCCGTGCAGCGTGGCGATGGCCAGCAGCACGTTGGTCAGGTTGAAGCGTCCCATCAGCGGCAGCGTCAACACGCGCTCGCCGTCGGGCGTGGCGACCAGCGCGCGCTGGCCTTCGCCATGGGGCACCCAGTCCACCACGCGCAGGGTCACGGCCTCGTCCTTGCCTACCGCCAGCACCCGCACGTCCTCACCCAGCCCGGCCAGCATCAGCCGCGCCAGCGGGTCGTCGGCGTTGACCACCGCCAGCGCGAGCTCGCTGCGACGAAACAGCCGCGCCTTGGCCGCGGCGTAGGCGGCCATGCTGCCGTGATAGTCGAGATGGTCACGACTCAGGTTGGTGAACACCGCGGCGCGGAAGCGGCAGGCATCGAGACGCCGCTGCTCCAGAGCATGGGACGAGACCTCCATGGCCACCCGCTCCAGGCCCGAGCCGGCGAGCTCGCCGAGGGCGGCCTGCAGCGCCAGCGGCCCCGGCGTGGTCAACCGCCCCTCGACCAGCGCGCCGGGGCGCCCGTGGCCCAGGGTGCCGATCATGCCGGCCGGTCGACCGAGGCGTTCGCTCAGGGCGGCAATGTAGTGAGTCACCGAACTCTTGCCGTTGGTGCCGGTGACGCCGATCAGCTCCAGCGCCTCGGGCACGTCGAAGAGGTCGCGCCCCAGCTCGCCGAGCCGGGTGCGCAGATGTGGCAGCGCCACCACCCGTGGGTCGTCCGGCAGCGTCGAGGCGTCGTCGTCATGGGCCAGCACCAGGGCGGCGCCGGCCTCCAGGGCGGCGGCGATGTAGTCGCGGCCGTCGACGGATACCCCGGGCACGGCGAGGAAGACGTCGCCGGCGGCGAGCTCCCGGCTGTCCAGGATCAACCGCGGCCGGGCGGGCAGCGCGAGCCCGGCCAGCGCCTCGCGCCGGCGGGGCCAGTGGGCGCTCAGGGCCTCGATCAGGCGCTCGGCGGTCACGTCCATGGGCTCTCCTTTCGGTAGACGGTCAGGCGATAGACGATCGGGCTATGAACGATCGCATGGCGAACGGCGAACGGTGCGGCGCTCATGAATCCTCGTCCAGCAGGTCGGGGGGCACGTCCAGCAGCCGCAGGGCGCTGCCGGCCACCCGTGAGAACACCGGTGCCGCCACCGCGCCGCCGTAGAAGGCGTCGCCCCGGGGGTGGTCGATCATCACCACGGTGATCAGGCGCGGATCGGAGACCGGCGCGATACCCACGAACAGCGAGCGATAGGCGTTCTCCTCGTAGCCACCCCCGCCGCTCTTGCGCACCGTGCCGGTCTTGCCGGCCACGCTGTAGCCCGGCACCAGGGCACGCCGGGCACCGGTGCCCGGCTCCACCACCCGGTCCATCATGCCCAGCACGCGGTCGGCGACGTCGGGCTCGATCACCGGCTCGCCGGCCGGCGGCCGATTGAGACGCAACAGCGACGGCGGCAGGCGCTCGCCGTGGTTGGCGATGGCGGTGTAGGCCCCGGCCAGCTGCAGCGCGGACACCGACAGGCCGTAGCCATAGGACAGCGCCGCCCACTGGCTGCTGGACCAGACCTGGGGCGCCGGCACGCTGCCCCCCGCCTCGCCGGGAAAGCCGGTGCCCGGCACCTGATCGAAGCCCAGCGCCCGATAGCGCTCGGGCACCACGGGGTCGTCAAGCTGCAGGGTCAGCTTGGACATGCCGATGTTCGAGGACTTCTCGAGGATGCCGGACAGGGTCAGCTCGCCGTAGTTGGCGACGTCCTTGATGGTGTAACCGTCGATGACCATCCAGCCCGGCGAGGTGTCGACCACGGTATCGGGCGGGAACCGGCCGGTCTCGAGCAGCGCCGACATGGCCAGCGGCTTCATCACCGAGCCGGGCTCGAAGACGTCGACGATGGCGCGGTTGCGCAACCCGCCGGGATCGAGGCCGGCACGATTGTTGGGGTTGTAGGACGGCTGGTTGGCCATGGCCAGCACTTCGCCGGTATCGGCGTCGAGCATCACCAGCACGCCGCCGTCGGCGTCGTTCTCGTCCACCGCCGACTTGAGCTCGCGATAGGCCATGTACTGCAGGCGCTGGTCGATGGCCAGCGTCAGGTCGCCGCCGGGCTCGGCCTCCTGGAGCACCTCCAGGTCGCGGACCAGTCGTCCGCGCCGATCCTTGAGCACCCGGCGACGCCCCGGCTCCCCGGAGAGGTAGGACTGATAGGCGAGCTCCAGCCCCTCCTGCCCCTGATCGTCGATGTTGGTCACGCCGATCAGCTGGGCGATCACCTCACCGGCAGGATAGTAGCGCTTGTACTCGGCCCGCTTGTGCACCCCTGGGATGCGCAGGTCGAGCACCTCCTGGGCGTCCACCGGCGTCATGCGGCGGCGCAGGTACATGAACTCGCGATCGGCATAGCGCTCGATGCGCGCGTTCAGGGCCTCGGGCTCCTGCCCCAGGGCCTGGGCCAGGCGCAGCCGCTGGATGCGATCGTCGGGCAGATCCTGGGGGTTGGCCCACAGCGTCACCACCGGGGTGGAGATCGCCAGCGGCTCGCCGTGGCGATCGGTGATCATGCCGCGGTGGGCGGGAATGGGATCGACGCGCAGGGTCCGGGCATCGCCCTGCCCCTGCAGGAAGGTGCGGTCGAAGACGTGCAGGTCGACGATGCGTCCGGCCAGCAACGCCAGGCCGATCAGCACCAGCCCCAGCATCACCCGGTAGCGGGCCTGCCCCATGGGCGACGGGGCATGACGCGTCTTGCCGCGACGAGGCGTGGCACTCATGGCCGGATGACCTCGACTTCGTCGATGCCGGGCAGGCGCATCTCGAGCCGGTCGCTGGCCAGCCGCTCGATGCGCGACGGCGAGGACCAGGCGCTCTCCTCGAGCAGCAGCTGGCTCCACTCGGTCTGCAGCTGCTGGTGCTCACGCTCGAGCGCCTGCAGCTGCGCGTATTGCACCCGGGTCTGATGGCTGGTGGCGATCACGGCCAGGGCCGCGCCCAGGCAGGCCGCCAGCAGCACGGCATTGAGCGCCAGCCCCAGGGTCGGGCGCAGGCGCAGCGGCCAGGCGAAGGAAGAGGGAGTGGCGTCGCGTCCTTGAGCCATGCCGTACCTCAGTATCGCTTGCGCGCCACGCGCATCACCGCACTGCGGGCGCGGGGGTTGGCCTCGACCTCCTCCGGCCCCGGACGGCGCGCCTTGCCGACGGACTCCAGGCGCCGCTGGATCTGGTCGTCGCGCAGCGGGATGCCCTTGGGCAGATGGGTGTCGCCGCGCACGTGATCCCGGATGAAGCGCTTGACCCGACGATCCTCCAGAGAATGGAAGCTGATCACCACCAGGTGCCCGCCGGGGGCCAGCGCCTCGAGGGCGGCCTCGAGGGCGGCATCGAGCTGGTCGAGCTCGCCGTTGACCTGGATGCGCAGCGCCTGGAAGGCGCGGGTGGCCGGGTGCTTGCCCTTCTCCCAGGCGGGGTGGGCGGTCTTGATCACCTCGGCCAGATCGCCGGTGCGGGTGAAGGGCGTCTCGACGCGGCGGGCCACGATCGCCTTGGCCAGCCGGCGGGCGAAGCGCTCCTCGCCGTAGGTCTTGAACACCCGGGCGATCTCGTCCTCGGCGGCATGGGCCAGCCAGTCCGCGGCGCTCTCGCCACGGGTCGGGTCCATGCGCATGTCGAGCGGGCCGTCACGCAGGAAGCTGAAGCCCCGCTCCGGATCGTCGAGCTGGGGCGAGGAGACGCCGACATCGAGCAGCACGCCGGACAGCCGGCCGTGCAGGCCGCGCGCCTCGGCAAACTCGCCCAGGCGGGCGAACTCGCCCTGATCGATGGCGAAGCGCTCGTCGTCGATGTTCGCCGCTTCGGCGATGGCCTGGGGATCGCGGTCGATGGCCAGCAGCCGCCCCTCGGGAGCGAGCCGCTCGAGGATCGCCCGGGAGTGGCCGCCGCGGCCGAAGGTGCCGTCCAGATAATGGCCCGCCGGATCATGGATCAGGGCGTCGACCGCCCCGTCGAGCAGCACGCTGGCATGGCGAAAGCCGCGGGGGGCGTGTTCGGGGGCGGATGACGTCATGCGCTTCTCTTGGCGGCTGGTCTTGCAAATGGCGGGGCGCCGCCGGACGGCGGCGCGCAAGGAATTCGTGGGGAGTCGGCCGATAAGCCGGGTTCTGTCGGGGACAGCCATTCCTCTAGGGGCGACGTCACCGTCGCCCTCAAGCAACCTACCCGAACCCAACGCGGGCCACGCCAACGGGTTCCTATTTGGTCTTGCTCCGAGTGGGGTTTACCGTGCCACGCACTGTTACCAGGCGCGCGGTGCGCTCTTACCGCACCCTTTCACCCTTACCGGCCTCCCGAAGGAGACGTAGGCGGTCTGCTCTCTGCTGCACTTTCCGTCGGCTCGCGCCGCCCAGGCGTTACCTGGCACTCTGCCCTGTGGAGCCCGGACTTTCCTCCCCCGGATCGCTCCGGCGGCGGCTGTCTGGCCAACTCCCGCGGCAAGCATACCAGCGCCCCGCCACCCCCTCAATCCCCGTCCTTGAGCGCCTGCGCCCTGGCGTACCACTGTTTCTTGGCGCCCCCCAGGGTCCGAGCGGTCACTGCCGCGGCCTGCTTGACCCCCACGCCCTCGGCGAGCATGGCGGAAAGCAGCGCATCGGCATCGACGCTGGCGGCCTCGTCGGCCGACTTCGGCGCGGCGCCGGCCACCATCACCACGAACTCGCCACGGGCCTGGTCGGGGTCGTCCGCCATCCGCGCCAGCAGGGCCTCGGGGGTGCCCTCGAGAAAGGTCTCGAAGGTCTTGGTCAGCTCCCGGGCGAGCACCACCTGACGCTCGCCGAGCACCGTACCGAGATCGGCCAGGGTGTCACGGATGCGATGCGGCGACTCGTAGAACACCAGGGTCTCCTCGCGCTCGGCCAGCGCCTCGAGCCGTCCTCGCCGGGTGCCCCCCTTGGCCGGCAGGAAGCCCTGGAACAGGAAACGATCGGTGGGCAGGCCCGCCGCCGAGAGCGCCGCCACCAGGGCGCACGCCCCGGGCACCGGCACGATGCGGCGCCCGCGGGCGCGCAGCTCGCGTACCAGCACGAAACCGGGATCGCTGATCAGGGGCGTGCCGGCATCGCTGACCAGCGCCACGGCCTCCCCGGCGGCCAGCCGGGCGTCGATCTGCTCGACCCGCGCGGCCTCGTTGTGCTCGTGCAGCGACAGCAGCGGCGGCGCCACGCCCAGGTGGCGCAGCAGGCGCGAGGTGTGCCGGGTATCCTCGGCGGCCACCAGGTCGACCTCGCCCAGCAGCCGTGCGGCACGGGGGGCAAGGTCGTCCAGATTCCCAATCGGCGTGGCGACCACGTACAATACCCCTGTTATGGCGTCTGTCATTTCGGCTCCCGGGAAGCTCTCCGCACGTGAGGACAAGGAAGGATTCATGAAGATTTCGTCTCGCGGCCCGCTGGCCGCCGCCTTCGTGGCAATGTGGCTGGCCGGCTGTGCCTTCCAGCCCGGCATCACCGAACGGCAGCCCGTCGGCGATCCTGACCAGCTGCTGGCCCAGGCCGAGCAGCAGGCACCCGAGCAGGCCGCGCAGTCGCGGCTTCAGGCGGCCGACATCCTAGCACGCCAGGGCAGCCGCCCCCAGGCGCTGGACATCGCCAAGGGCATCGACGACAGCCGGCTGCCCCCCGAGGATCGCGGTCGCTGGGCGATGCTGCTGTCCGACCTCGGCGAGACCGAGGGAGACCCCTCGGCGGTGATCCAGGCCGCCCAGCAGCTCGACGGGCTGCAGCTGTCCCGCGACCAGGCCGCGCTGCTGCGCGAACGCCAGGCCCGCGCCCTCGGCCAGATCGGCGAGACGCGCGCCGCCGCCCAGGCGCTGCTTCGCCTGCAGGCCGATACCGGTCGCATCGATCTCAACGACCCGATCTGGGAGCAGCTCTCGCGCCTGACGCCGGGCGCAATCGACGAGCTGCGTGACGGCGCCAGCGACCCGACCCGGGCCTGGCTCGATCTCGCCGAGCTGGTGCGCGCCAGCGGCGGCGACATCGAACGCCTGTTCGCCCGCCTCGACGACTGGCGCGGTCGCTATCCGGATCATCCCGCGGCCCGGCAGCTGCCCGCCGACATCCTGGCGCTGCGCGACCTGCGCGGCCAGGACGTGCGCCACATCGCCGTCTTCCTGCCCGAGTCCGGCCCGCTGGCCGGGGTCGCCGACGCCCTCGAGGAAGGCCTGCGCGCCCACCACATGAACGAGGTGAACGGCGGTGGCCGCGGCATCCAGCTGACCTTCATCGATTCCTCCGGCGGCAACTTCGACGCCCTCTATCAGGAGGCCCGTCAGCGCGGCGCCCAGGTGGTCATCGGGCCGCTGGACAAGGATGCCGTCACCGCCCTGGAGCGCCGCGACCGGGTGCCGATGCCGACGCTGGCCCTCAACTACGGCGAGGACGAGCGCAACAGCGCCGAAGGGCTCTTCCAGTACGGCCTCTCGGCCGAGGACGAGGCTCGCTCGGTGGCGGCTCGCGGCCGCCAGGACGGCCATCGCAGCGCCTCGCTGCTGGTACCGGACAACGCCTGGGGACGCCGGGTCGGCGAGGCGTTCGCCGACGCCTGGCGCGATCGCGACGGCCGGATCGCCAACGCCGTACGCTACAACCCCGGCCGGCCGGCCACCGAGAGCACGCGCCGCGCGCTGGGCTCGAGCCGCCCCGACATGCTGTTCCTGCTGGCCCTGCCCGACTACGCTCGCCAGGTGCCACCGACCATCGACTACTACGCCTACAAGCAGGAGCTGTCGGTCTACGCCACCTCGCACCTCTACGAGGGGCGCCCGCAGCCGCGCCTGGACAAGGACCTGAACGGCGTGATGTTCCTCGACATCCCCTGGCAGATTCCCGACGCCGCCGTGGGCGGCGAAGAGGCCCTGCCCTTCCTCGACAGCTATCGCCAGCTGCGCGAGGAGTCCGACCCCAACATGTTCCGCCTGATGGCCATGGGCGTGGACGCCTACGAGCTGGCCCGGCGTCTGCCCCAGTTCCAGGCCATCCCCGGCAGCGAGCTGTTCGGCGCCACCGGCACCCTGAGCGCCGACCAGGACGGCCGCATCCACCGCGAGCTGCCCTGGGCCCGCTTCGAGGACGGCGTGCCCCAGCCGGCGCTGGACATGAGCCACTTCACCGATGACGCATCCCGCTGACGCCCGCGCCCGCGGCGCTCGCATCGAGCGCCTCGCCGCGGACTGGCTGGCGGCCCGCGGCCTCGCCCTCGTGGCCGCCAACCAACACGCCCGGGGCGGCGAGATCGACCTGGTGATGCGCGATGGCGATGTGCTGGTATTCGTCGAGGTTCGCCACCGCCGCGACACCCGCCACGGCCATCCGCTCGAGACCGTCAACGCCACCAAGCAGCGCCGCCTGATCCAGGCGGCGCGTTTTTATCTGCAACGCAACCGGCTATCATGTGCCTGCCGCTTCGATGTGCTGGCCGCCACCGGCACGCCGCCGGACCTCGATTTCACCTGGGTCCGAAACGCCTTCGAAGCGTTCTGATCGCCCAAGGACCAGGAAGCCACGATGGATTTCCAGAACCGCATTCTCGGACACTTCAACGCCAGCATCGACACCAAGACCTACGCCAGCGAGGTGCTGCCGCCCTTCATCGAGGTCGCCAGCCAGATGATGGTCCAGGCCCTGGTCAACGAAGGGAAGATCCTGGCCTGTGGCAACGGCGGCAGCGCCGGCGACAGCCAACACTTCTCGTCCGAGCTGCTCAACCGCTTCGAGCGCGAGC
It includes:
- the rsmI gene encoding 16S rRNA (cytidine(1402)-2'-O)-methyltransferase — protein: MTDAITGVLYVVATPIGNLDDLAPRAARLLGEVDLVAAEDTRHTSRLLRHLGVAPPLLSLHEHNEAARVEQIDARLAAGEAVALVSDAGTPLISDPGFVLVRELRARGRRIVPVPGACALVAALSAAGLPTDRFLFQGFLPAKGGTRRGRLEALAEREETLVFYESPHRIRDTLADLGTVLGERQVVLARELTKTFETFLEGTPEALLARMADDPDQARGEFVVMVAGAAPKSADEAASVDADALLSAMLAEGVGVKQAAAVTARTLGGAKKQWYARAQALKDGD
- the ftsL gene encoding cell division protein FtsL, with protein sequence MAQGRDATPSSFAWPLRLRPTLGLALNAVLLAACLGAALAVIATSHQTRVQYAQLQALEREHQQLQTEWSQLLLEESAWSSPSRIERLASDRLEMRLPGIDEVEVIRP
- a CDS encoding peptidoglycan D,D-transpeptidase FtsI family protein, whose translation is MSATPRRGKTRHAPSPMGQARYRVMLGLVLIGLALLAGRIVDLHVFDRTFLQGQGDARTLRVDPIPAHRGMITDRHGEPLAISTPVVTLWANPQDLPDDRIQRLRLAQALGQEPEALNARIERYADREFMYLRRRMTPVDAQEVLDLRIPGVHKRAEYKRYYPAGEVIAQLIGVTNIDDQGQEGLELAYQSYLSGEPGRRRVLKDRRGRLVRDLEVLQEAEPGGDLTLAIDQRLQYMAYRELKSAVDENDADGGVLVMLDADTGEVLAMANQPSYNPNNRAGLDPGGLRNRAIVDVFEPGSVMKPLAMSALLETGRFPPDTVVDTSPGWMVIDGYTIKDVANYGELTLSGILEKSSNIGMSKLTLQLDDPVVPERYRALGFDQVPGTGFPGEAGGSVPAPQVWSSSQWAALSYGYGLSVSALQLAGAYTAIANHGERLPPSLLRLNRPPAGEPVIEPDVADRVLGMMDRVVEPGTGARRALVPGYSVAGKTGTVRKSGGGGYEENAYRSLFVGIAPVSDPRLITVVMIDHPRGDAFYGGAVAAPVFSRVAGSALRLLDVPPDLLDEDS
- a CDS encoding penicillin-binding protein activator; amino-acid sequence: MKISSRGPLAAAFVAMWLAGCAFQPGITERQPVGDPDQLLAQAEQQAPEQAAQSRLQAADILARQGSRPQALDIAKGIDDSRLPPEDRGRWAMLLSDLGETEGDPSAVIQAAQQLDGLQLSRDQAALLRERQARALGQIGETRAAAQALLRLQADTGRIDLNDPIWEQLSRLTPGAIDELRDGASDPTRAWLDLAELVRASGGDIERLFARLDDWRGRYPDHPAARQLPADILALRDLRGQDVRHIAVFLPESGPLAGVADALEEGLRAHHMNEVNGGGRGIQLTFIDSSGGNFDALYQEARQRGAQVVIGPLDKDAVTALERRDRVPMPTLALNYGEDERNSAEGLFQYGLSAEDEARSVAARGRQDGHRSASLLVPDNAWGRRVGEAFADAWRDRDGRIANAVRYNPGRPATESTRRALGSSRPDMLFLLALPDYARQVPPTIDYYAYKQELSVYATSHLYEGRPQPRLDKDLNGVMFLDIPWQIPDAAVGGEEALPFLDSYRQLREESDPNMFRLMAMGVDAYELARRLPQFQAIPGSELFGATGTLSADQDGRIHRELPWARFEDGVPQPALDMSHFTDDASR
- the rsmH gene encoding 16S rRNA (cytosine(1402)-N(4))-methyltransferase RsmH: MTSSAPEHAPRGFRHASVLLDGAVDALIHDPAGHYLDGTFGRGGHSRAILERLAPEGRLLAIDRDPQAIAEAANIDDERFAIDQGEFARLGEFAEARGLHGRLSGVLLDVGVSSPQLDDPERGFSFLRDGPLDMRMDPTRGESAADWLAHAAEDEIARVFKTYGEERFARRLAKAIVARRVETPFTRTGDLAEVIKTAHPAWEKGKHPATRAFQALRIQVNGELDQLDAALEAALEALAPGGHLVVISFHSLEDRRVKRFIRDHVRGDTHLPKGIPLRDDQIQRRLESVGKARRPGPEEVEANPRARSAVMRVARKRY
- a CDS encoding YraN family protein, whose translation is MTHPADARARGARIERLAADWLAARGLALVAANQHARGGEIDLVMRDGDVLVFVEVRHRRDTRHGHPLETVNATKQRRLIQAARFYLQRNRLSCACRFDVLAATGTPPDLDFTWVRNAFEAF
- a CDS encoding UDP-N-acetylmuramoyl-L-alanyl-D-glutamate--2,6-diaminopimelate ligase; this translates as MDVTAERLIEALSAHWPRRREALAGLALPARPRLILDSRELAAGDVFLAVPGVSVDGRDYIAAALEAGAALVLAHDDDASTLPDDPRVVALPHLRTRLGELGRDLFDVPEALELIGVTGTNGKSSVTHYIAALSERLGRPAGMIGTLGHGRPGALVEGRLTTPGPLALQAALGELAGSGLERVAMEVSSHALEQRRLDACRFRAAVFTNLSRDHLDYHGSMAAYAAAKARLFRRSELALAVVNADDPLARLMLAGLGEDVRVLAVGKDEAVTLRVVDWVPHGEGQRALVATPDGERVLTLPLMGRFNLTNVLLAIATLHGLGEAIDDLFEAAAGLAPVPGRMQALVGEGAPTVVIDYAHTPDALENALQALRAHLPDSGRLWCLFGCGGDRDAGKRPLMAAAAERHADRLVITDDNPRSEAPAAIREAMLEGLSEAGREAAEVVDGRARAIRDVIREAAAEDVILIAGKGHEAYQEIDGVRHAFSDLAEAEAALAARREGEA